A single Glycine soja cultivar W05 chromosome 14, ASM419377v2, whole genome shotgun sequence DNA region contains:
- the LOC114384600 gene encoding ATP-dependent zinc metalloprotease FTSH 9, chloroplastic-like, translated as MSALEYLYLSPLTYTKIYLNSHTWRRRSPLRQNACRFVPNSAVVRVPGQWRDFSGRVDLWRLRRVHGGAARASGGQEGDSGEKSGEGQGVTDKGSTRSGSNRRREKQDKGWWFGSKSGKWRWQPIVQAQEVGVLLLQLGIVVFVMRLLRPGIPLPGSEPRAATSFVSVPYSEFLSKINGDQVQKVEVDGVHIMFKLKSDVEASEVASSAATPSESESLVKSVAPTKKIVYTTTRPSDIRTPYGKMMENEVEFGSPDKRSGGFFNSALIALFYCALLAGLLHRFPVSFSQHTAGQIRNRKSGTSAGTKSSDQGESITFADVAGVDEAKEELEEIVEFLRNPDRYIRLGARPPRGVLLVGLPGTGKTLLAKAVAGEADVPFISCSASEFVELYVGMGASRVRDLFARAKKEAPSIIFIDEIDAVAKSRDGKFRIVSNDEREQTLNQLLTEMDGFDSSSAVIVLGATNRADVLDPALRRPGRFDRVVMVETPDRIGREAILKVHVSKKELPLAKDVNLGDIACMTTGFTGADLANLVNEAALLAGRQNKIVVEKNDFIQAVERSIAGIEKKTAKLKGSEKAVVARHEAGHAVVGTAVANLLPGQPRVEKLSILPRSGGALGFTYTPPTNEDRYLLFIDELRGRLVTLLGGRAAEEIVYSGRVSTGALDDIRRATDMAYKAIAEYGLNQTIGPVSISTLSNGGMDESGGSAPWGRDQGHLVDLVQREVKALLQSALEVSLSIVRANPTVLEGLGAHLEEKEKVEGEELQKWLRLVVAPTELEIFIDGKQGSLLPLQTGS; from the exons ATGTCGGCGTTGGAGTATCTCTACCTCTCTCCGTTAACGTACACAAAAATCTACCTCAATTCCCACACCTGGCGCAGACGCTCGCCGCTGCGGCAAAACGCGTGTCGTTTCGTTCCCAATTCGGCGGTCGTTAGGGTTCCGGGGCAATGGAGGGATTTTTCCGGGAGGGTGGATTTGTGGAGGCTGAGGAGGGTCCACGGTGGCGCCGCCAGGGCGAGTGGTGGCCAGGAGGGGGATTCCGGCGAGAAGAGCGGCGAGGGACAGGGGGTCACCGATAAGGGTTCGACCAGGTCCGGTTCGAACCGGAGGAGGGAGAAGCAAGATAAAGGGTGGTGGTTCGGTTCGAAGAGTGGGAAGTGGCGGTGGCAACCCATTGTTCAAGCTCAAGAGGTTGGAGTGTTGCTTTTGCAATTAGGGATTGTTGTGTTTGTGATGAGGTTGCTGAGGCCTGGGATTCCCTTACCTGGCTCCGAACCGAGGGCTGCGACGTCGTTTGTGAGTGTGCCTTATAGCGAGTTCTTGAGTAAGATTAATGGGGATCAGGTGCAGAAGGTGGAGGTTGATGGGGTCCACATCATGTTCAAGTTGAAGTCTGACGTGGAGGCTTCTGAAGTGGCTTCTTCTGCTGCTACTCCTTCGGAGTCAGAGTCGTTGGTTAAGAGTGTTGCTCCTACCAAGAAGATTGTTTACACTACCACAAGGCCTAGTGATATAAGGACTCCCTATGGGAAGATGATGGAAAATGAGGTGGAGTTCGGGTCCCCGGATAAGAGGTCTGGTGGATTCTTCAACTCTGCTTTG ATAGCCTTGTTTTATTGTGCTCTGCTTGCAGGGCTTCTCCATCGATTCCCTGTTAGTTTTTCTCAG CATACGGCTGGTCAGATTAGGAATCGTAAATCAGGAACTTCTGCTGGCACAAAGTCATCTGATCAAGGTGAATCAATCACATTTGCTGATGTCGCTGGTGTTGACGAGGCTAAGGAGGAACTAGAAGAGATTGTG GAATTTCTTCGCAATCCAGACAGATATATAAGACTTGGAGCTCGTCCTCCCCGAGGGGTTCTCTTG GTGGGTCTTCCTGGGACAGGTAAGACTTTACTGGCAAAGGCTGTGGCAGGGGAAGCTGATGTGCCATTTATAAGTTGTTCTGCTAGTGAGTTTGTAGAGTTATATGTTGGTATGGGTGCTTCCCGTGTGAGAGATCTCTTTGCAAGGGCTAAGAAAGAAGCACCATCCATAATATTTATTGATGAG ATAGATGCTGTGGCTAAAAGTCGTGATGGTAAATTTCGCATTGTCAGCAATGATGAACGAGAACAAACCTTGAACCAGCTGCTCACT GAGATGGATGGTTTTGACAGCAGTTCTGCTGTCATTGTTCTTGGAGCAACTAATCGTGCAGATGTCTTAGACCCTGCACTCCGAAGACCAGGAAGATTTGATCGGGTTGTTATG GTGGAAACACCTGATAGGATTGGAAGAGAAGCTATCCTTAAAGTTCATGTTTCCAAGAAAGAACTTCCTTTAGCTAAGGATGTTAACCTTGGCGACATTGCTTGTATGACCACTGGTTTCACTGG AGCGGATCTTGCAAACCTAGTAAATGAGGCTGCATTATTGGCAGGAAGACAAAACAAAATTGTTGTGGAGAAAAATGATTTCATTCAAGCTGTTGAAAGATCAATAGCA GGAATAGAAAAGAAGACTGCCAAGTTGAAAGGAAGTGAGAAGGCTGTAGTTGCACGGCATGAAGCTGGTCATGCTGTGGTAGGTACTGCAGTTGCAAACCTTCTTCCTGGACAGCCACGTGTTGAG AAACTAAGCATATTGCCTAGGTCAGGAGGGGCTTTGGGATTTACTTACACTCCTCCAACAAATGAGGACAGATACTTGCTTTTCATTGATGAGTTGCGTGGCCGCCTGGTTACCCTACTTGGGGGACGTGCTGCAGAAGAAATTGTTTATTCTGGTCGAGTGTCAACAGGTGCACTTGATGACATACGGCGAGCAACTGATATGGCATACAAAGCTATAGCTGAATATGGTCTTAATCAGACAATAGGCCCTGTGTCAATTTCCACCCTTTCTAATGGTGGAATGGACGAGTCTGGGGGATCAGCTCCTTGGGGAAGGGATCAG GGACATCTTGTTGATCTAGTTCAAAGAGAGGTGAAAGCATTGCTGCAGTCTGCGCTGGAAGTATCACTTTCTATTGTGCGGGCTAATCCTACTGTTTTGGAGGGTCTTGGTGCTCATTTAGAAG aaaaagagaaagtagAGGGTGAAGAGCTACAGAAGTGGTTAAGATTGGTAGTTGCACCGACAGAGCTGGAAATCTTCATAGACGGCAAGCAAGGGTCTCTCCTCCCATTGCAGACAGGTTCCTGA
- the LOC114384167 gene encoding N66 matrix protein-like, with protein sequence MFLCNNNDNGNGDDVNSNNGNRNINAVLVKTTSGGDSNGDGNDICSISGCNANNDSNVGGDSDSGGWWCQCGGGGDCGHIGGGCSSGDGDRGGIVGTDNNDDGDGDSNAGDNGDVGGNNGDSDAGGGRDNVGNNCCCGDGGDKNDGGDIDGGGCSGASGSGSQLWRSQ encoded by the exons ATGTTTTTATGCAACAATAATGATAATGGTAATGGTGACGATGTCAATAGCAACAATGGCAATAGAAATATCAATG CGGTGTTAGTGAAGACAACAAGTGGTGGCGATAGTAATGGTGATGGCAATGACATATGTAGTATTAGTGGTTGTAATGCCAACAATGATAGCAATGTAGGTGGTGACAGTGACAGTGGTGGGTGGTGGTGCCagtgtggtggtggtggtgattgtGGCCACATTGGTGGTGGTTGTAGTAGTGGTGATGGTGATAGAGGTGGTATCGTTGGTactgataacaatgatgatggcGATGGTGATAGTAATGCCGGTGATAATGGTGATGTTGGTGGCAACAATGGTGACAGTGATGCTGGTGGTGGTCGCGACAACGTTGGTAACAATTGTTGTTGTGGTGATGGTGGTGACAAAAACGATGGTGGCGACATTGATGGTGGTGGTTGTAGCGGTGCTAGTGGTAGTGGTAGCCAGTTATGGCGGTCACAATGA
- the LOC114383673 gene encoding josephin-like protein — protein MATENSQVYHERQRLQFCLVHSLNSLFQQKDAFTRAKLNTISERLALEDSNSETWTPLSVLFKPHHNVLTGNYDINVLIAALEEKGKSVVWHDHRKGASSIDVDAPEDVLMGVVINVALKRFAGIWRSRHWIALRKIDGVWYNLDSDLAAPQPFLDTYKVREFLDSTLVHGGEVLIVMNEKQS, from the exons ATGGCAACAGAGAATTCTCAAGTTTACCACGAAAGGCAAAGGTTACAGTTCTGTCTCGTTCACTCTCTCAACTCCCTCTTTCAG CAAAAGGACGCTTTCACTCGAGCAAAATTGAATACAATTTCTGAAAGGCTCGCACTTGAAGACTCCAACAGTGAAACGTGGACCCCACTATCTGTTCTTTTCAAGCCCCATCACAATGTGTTGACTGGGAACTATGATATAAATGTTCTAATTGCGGCTTTGGAAGAGAAGGGAAAGAGTGTAGTGTGGCATGATCATAGAAAGGGGGCATCTTCCATTGATGTTGATGCACCTGAGGATGTTTTGATGGGGGTTGTGATCAATGTGGCATTGAAAAGGTTTGCTGGGATCTGGAGAAGTAGGCACTGGATTGCATTGAGGAAGATTGATGGGGTTTGGTATAACTTGGACAGTGACCTTGCTGCCCCTCAACCCTTTCTTGATACATATAAAGTTAGGGAGTTCTTGGATTCCACATTGGTGCATGGTGGGGAGGTTTTGATTGTCATGAATGAGAAACagtcttga
- the LOC114383137 gene encoding cytochrome P450 86A1-like: MFLILTKLIINVSYNTMMMQMETLPLLLTLVATLSAYFLWFHLLARTLTGPKPWPLVGSLPSLFRNRDRVHDWIADNLRGRGGSATYQTCIIPFPFLARKKGFYTVTCHPKNLEHILKTRFDNYPKGPKWQTAFHDLLGQGIFNSDGETWLMQRKTAALEFTTRTLKQAMSRWVNRSIKNRLWCILDKAAKERVSVDLQDLLLRLTFDNICGLTFGKDPETLSPELPENPFAVAFDTATEATMHRFLYPGLVWRFQKLLCIGSEKKLKESLKVVETYMNDAVADRTEAPSDDLLSRFMKKRDAAGSSFSAAVLQRIVLNFVLAGRDTSSVALTWFFWLLTNHPDVEQKIVAEIATVLADTRGGDRRRWTEDPLDFGEADRLVYLKAALAETLRLYPSVPQDFKQAVADDVLPDGTEVPAGSTVTYSIYSAGRVETIWGKDCMEFKPERWLSVRGDRFEPPKDGFKFVAFNAGPRTCLGKDLAYLQMKSVAAAVLLRYRLSLVPGHRVEQKMSLTLFMKNGLRVFLHPRKLESGPGVATSP; encoded by the exons ATGTTCCTCATTCTAACCAAGTTAATCATCAACGTGTCTTACAACACCATGATGATGCAAATGGAAACCCTCCCTCTCCTCCTCACTCTAGTAGCAACCCTATCAGCCTACTTCCTTTGGTTCCACCTCCTCGCCCGAACCCTAACCGGGCCAAAGCCCTGGCCCTTAGTGGGGAGCCTCCCAAGCCTTTTCAGGAACCGCGATCGAGTCCACGACTGGATCGCGGATAACCTCCGTGGCAGGGGAGGCTCCGCAACGTACCAGACGTGCATCATCCCATTCCCTTTCTTGGCACGCAAGAAAGGGTTCTACACGGTCACGTGCCATCCAAAGAACCTCGAGCACATCCTCAAGACGCGCTTCGACAACTACCCAAAAGGCCCCAAGTGGCAAACCGCGTTCCATGATCTTTTGGGCCAAGGAATCTTCAACAGCGATGGCGAGACATGGCTCATGCAACGTAAAACCGCGGCATTAGAGTTCACCACGCGAACGTTGAAGCAAGCCATGTCTCGTTGGGTTAACCGATCCATTAAGAACCGGTTGTGGTGCATACTTGACAAAGCGGCGAAAGAACGCGTCTCGGTGGATTTGCAAGACCTTCTTCTGCGGTTAACCTTTGATAATATTTGTGGACTCACGTTCGGCAAAGACCCAGAGACTCTTTCTCCGGAGCTACCAGAAAACCCGTTCGCTGTTGCTTTTGACACTGCCACTGAAGCCACCATGCACAG GTTCCTCTACCCGGGACTAGTGTGGAGATTCCAGAAGCTTTTGTGCATTGGATCGGAGAAAAAGTTAAAGGAGAGCCTCAAAGTTGTGGAAACCTACATGAACGACGCCGTGGCGGATCGCACAGAAGCTCCCTCCGACGACTTGCTCTCGCGTTTCATGAAGAAGCGCGACGCCGCCGGCAGCTCCTTCTCCGCCGCGGTGCTTCAGCGCATCGTCCTCAACTTCGTCCTCGCCGGCAGGGACACGTCATCGGTGGCCCTCACCTGGTTCTTCTGGCTCCTCACGAACCACCCCGACGTGGAGCAAAAAATAGTGGCTGAGATCGCAACCGTCCTGGCCGACACGCGCGGCGGAGACCGACGCCGCTGGACGGAGGACCCTCTCGACTTCGGCGAGGCTGACAGGCTCGTGTACCTCAAGGCGGCGCTGGCCGAAACGCTGCGTTTATACCCGTCCGTTCCGCAGGACTTCAAGCAGGCCGTGGCCGACGACGTGCTGCCGGACGGCACGGAGGTTCCGGCGGGGTCGACGGTGACGTACTCGATATACTCCGCGGGGAGGGTGGAAACGATATGGGGGAAAGATTGCATGGAGTTTAAACCGGAGCGATGGCTTTCGGTTCGCGGGGACCGGTTCGAACCGCCAAAAGATGGGTTCAAGTTCGTGGCTTTTAACGCTGGACCGAGAACTTGTTTGGGCAAGGACTTGGCTTACCTACAAATGAAGTCCGTGGCTGCTGCTGTGCTTCTGCGTTACCGGCTATCGCTGGTTCCCGGTCACCGGGTGGAACAGAAGATGTCTCTCACTTTGTTCATGAAGAATGGGCTCAGGGTGTTCTTGCATCCACGTAAGCTAGAAAGTGGGCCCGGGGTTGCCACCTCACCTTAA
- the LOC114383447 gene encoding zinc finger CCCH domain-containing protein 48-like, translated as MNTKFARRTERIGGTACAYWRAGRCNRNPCRFLHIETPSPPTACGYVNTAYRYGKKPHSSSENTPKYSSKTALISDNGDRGDATRVAKASKKSSTRICKYWINNNCVHGEQCLYLHSWFHGDGFSTVTKLQEHKKVITGIALPVGSDKLYSGSSDGTVRIWDCHTGRCVKVINLGAEVTSLISEGPWIFVGQQNAVKAWNIQTITEFTLDGPKGQVRAMTVGNDTLFAGAEDGVIFAWRGSSGAKSPFELVASLTGHTKAVVCLTIGCKMLYSGSMDQSIKVWDMDTLQCTMTLNEHTDIVTSLICWDQYLLSCSSDCTIKVWACTEVGSLKVVYTHTEENGVVSLFGMPDAEGKHILFSSCRDNSVHMYELPSFSERGRLFAKKDVASFELGLGGLFFTGDETGLLMVWKWLDVPKVASS; from the exons ATGAATACAAAGTTTGCACGAAGGACTGAGCGCATTGGTGGAACAGCATGTGCCTATTGGAGAGCTGGGAGATGTAACAGAAATCCTTGCAGATTTTTGCACATAGAGACACCATCACCACCTACTGCTTGTGGTTATGTCAATACTGCATATAGATATGGAAAAAAGCCCCATTCCTCCTCTGAGAATACCCCTAAATATAGTTCAAAGACAGCATTGATTAGCGATAATGGAGATAGAGGAGATGCGACAAGGGTCGCTAAGGCGTCCAAGAAATCATCAACAAGGATATGTAAATACTGGATCAACAACAATTGTGTACATGGTGAACAATGCCTGTATTTGCATTCATGGTTTCATGGTGATGGGTTTTCCACCGTAACAAAGCTTCAAGAACATAAGAAG GTTATCACTGGCATTGCACTTCCTGTTGGATCGGACAAACTTTATTCTGGCAGCAGTGATGGGACAGTTCGGATATGGGACTGCCATACTGGTCGATGTGTTAAAGTCATCAATCTTGGTGCTGAGGTTACCTCTTTGATCAGTGAGGGGCCATGGATTTTTGTTGGTCAGCAAAATGCTGTCAAG GCTTGGAACATCCAGACCATTACAGAGTTTACTCTTGATGGACCCAAAGGCCAAGTCCGTGCCATGACTGTTGGCAATGATACACTCTTTGCTGGTGCAGAG GATGGTGTCATTTTTGCCTGGAGAGGAAGCTCTGGAGCTAAATCTCCTTTTGAACTGGTTGCATCACTCACTGGCCATACTAAAGCAGTGGTTTGCCTGACTATTGGATGCAAGATGCTGTACTCTGGGTCCATGGACCAAAGCATAAAG gTCTGGGACATGGATACATTACAGTGTACAATGACACTAAATGAGCATACTGACATAGTCACATCTCTTATTTGTTGGGACCAATATTTGTTGTCATGTTCATCTGACTGTACAATTAAGGTCTGGGCTTGCACTGAAGTAGGATCTTTGAAAGTGGTATATACGCACACGGAAGAAAAT GGTGTTGTTTCACTTTTTGGGATGCCTGATGCAGAAGGCAAGCATATATTATTTTCCTCGTGCAGAGACAATTCAGTTCATATGTATGAATTGCCATC atTTTCAGAGAGGGGACGTTTATTTGCCAAGAAAGATGTGGCATCATTTGAGTTAGGTCTTGGTGGCCTCTTCTTCACTGGAGATGAGACTGGTTTGCTGATGGTGTGGAAATGGTTGGATGTACCCAAGGTGGCATCCTCTTGA